From one Rhodamnia argentea isolate NSW1041297 chromosome 1, ASM2092103v1, whole genome shotgun sequence genomic stretch:
- the LOC115753983 gene encoding putative E3 ubiquitin-protein ligase XBAT35 isoform X1 gives MGQQQSKDELVYQQVSYGNTEGIKALCREGAGLEWIDREGKTPLIVACMNAELYNVAKALIELGANVNAYRPGRNGGTPLHHAAKRGLESTVNLLLSHGANALLINDDCQTPLDVARAKGYANVVRTFEGHMGLFSGWLREFYGLGFLEVLAPQLLSRKVWVVIYPCGSRKPTKPFKLEMAIYPSMQDAQPRAIVALWNANLEEPKFHHFDHSVTIVDNSSIPRGRRRRHRRYRPRTDRQTRYRFAPANESDRQQLQWFCDACKGIPQATQPAFLRPAQPPVQATAPPAAEDLELAMAINASIQSAMQDVPPHFPAQQGVGTSASTSWSNSAEVTSHGDSSAAAATAPSKDGCSPSNEIAPIAVPPQNIEGVSENSVSAPSAPPANVEVVEDGPIQYPSIDISPIDMSAPLISDLPPVGSSGSKEDGSEETCCVVCLDAPVQGACVPCGHMAGCMSCLEKIKAKKTGCPVCRTKIDQVIRLYAV, from the exons ATGGGTCAACAGCAATCCAAGGACGAGTTGGTGTATCAGCAGGTCAGCTATGGCAACACCGAAGGAATCAAAGCCCTCTGCAGAGAAGGCGCTGGCCTCGAG TGGATCGACAGAGAAGGGAAGACGCCTTTGATAGTCGCTTGTATGAATGCGGAGCTGTATAATGTTGCCAAGGCTTTGATCGAGTTGGGCGCCAACGTCAATGCATACCGACCCG GTCGCAATGGTGGCACTCCTTTGCATCATGCAGCTAAGAGAGGCCTCGAGAGTACTGTTAATTTACTTCTTTCTCATGGAG CAAATGCACTGTTGATAAATGATGATTGTCAAACTCCACTGGATGTGGCGAGAGCTAAAGGATACGCTAATGTTGTCCGTACATTTGAG GGTCACATGGGATTATTCTCTGGTTGGTTGCGGGAGTTTTATGGTCTTGGGTTTCTGGAAGTACTTGCTCCTCAGTTGCTTTCAAGAAAAGT gTGGGTAGTCATTTACCCTTGTGGTTCTCGAAAGCCCACAAAGCCATTCAAGTTGGAAATGGCAATATATCCTAGTATGCAG GATGCTCAACCTCGAGCAATTGTTGCATTGTGGAATGCCAACTTAGAGGAACCTAAATTCCACCATTTTGATCATTCAGTGACAATTGTCGACAATTCTTCAA TCCCAAGGGGCAGGAGGCGGAGACACAGGAGGTATAGGCCACGAACAGATAGGC AGACCCGTTATAGATTCGCACCTGCCAATGAAAGTGACAGACAGCAACTCCAGTGGTTTTGTGATGCATGCAAAGGGATTCCACAG GCCACGCAGCCAGCATTTTTGCGACCTGCGCAGCCACCGGTTCAGGCAACTGCACCACCTGCCGCAGAGGATCTGGAATTAGCAATGGCAATCAACGCCTCCATCCAGTCGGCTATGCAGGATGTGCCACCACATTTTCCTGCTCAGCAAGGTGTTGGGACAAGTGCATCCACCAGTTGGAGTAATTCTGCAGAAGTTACGAGTCACGGTGATTCAAGTGCAGCAGCCGCGACAGCTCCATCCAAGGATGGCTGCAGTCCAAGCAATGAAATAGCTCCTATAGCTGTGCCACCTCAAAATATTGAAGGTGTCAGTGAGAACTCCGTCTCTGCTCCATCAGCCCCTCCAGCAAATGTTGAGGTTGTAGAGGACGGCCCGATTCAATATCCATCCATCGACATCAGTCCGATTGATATGTCCGCTCCATTAATCAGCGACTTACCACCTGTTGGCTCTAGCGGGAGCAAAGAAGACGGAAGTGAAGAGACGTGCTGTGTCGTTTGTTTGGATGCTCCCGTTCAGGGAGCTTGCGTGCCGTGTGGGCACATGGCGGGCTGTATGTCTTGCTTGGAAAAGATCAAAGCCAAGAAAACCGGGTGCCCAGTTTGTCGTACCAAGATTGACCAAGTCATAAGGCTGTATGCTGTTTGA
- the LOC115753983 gene encoding putative E3 ubiquitin-protein ligase XBAT34 isoform X2, whose protein sequence is MGQQQSKDELVYQQVSYGNTEGIKALCREGAGLEWIDREGKTPLIVACMNAELYNVAKALIELGANVNAYRPGRNGGTPLHHAAKRGLESTVNLLLSHGANALLINDDCQTPLDVARAKGYANVVRTFEEFYGLGFLEVLAPQLLSRKVWVVIYPCGSRKPTKPFKLEMAIYPSMQDAQPRAIVALWNANLEEPKFHHFDHSVTIVDNSSIPRGRRRRHRRYRPRTDRQTRYRFAPANESDRQQLQWFCDACKGIPQATQPAFLRPAQPPVQATAPPAAEDLELAMAINASIQSAMQDVPPHFPAQQGVGTSASTSWSNSAEVTSHGDSSAAAATAPSKDGCSPSNEIAPIAVPPQNIEGVSENSVSAPSAPPANVEVVEDGPIQYPSIDISPIDMSAPLISDLPPVGSSGSKEDGSEETCCVVCLDAPVQGACVPCGHMAGCMSCLEKIKAKKTGCPVCRTKIDQVIRLYAV, encoded by the exons ATGGGTCAACAGCAATCCAAGGACGAGTTGGTGTATCAGCAGGTCAGCTATGGCAACACCGAAGGAATCAAAGCCCTCTGCAGAGAAGGCGCTGGCCTCGAG TGGATCGACAGAGAAGGGAAGACGCCTTTGATAGTCGCTTGTATGAATGCGGAGCTGTATAATGTTGCCAAGGCTTTGATCGAGTTGGGCGCCAACGTCAATGCATACCGACCCG GTCGCAATGGTGGCACTCCTTTGCATCATGCAGCTAAGAGAGGCCTCGAGAGTACTGTTAATTTACTTCTTTCTCATGGAG CAAATGCACTGTTGATAAATGATGATTGTCAAACTCCACTGGATGTGGCGAGAGCTAAAGGATACGCTAATGTTGTCCGTACATTTGAG GAGTTTTATGGTCTTGGGTTTCTGGAAGTACTTGCTCCTCAGTTGCTTTCAAGAAAAGT gTGGGTAGTCATTTACCCTTGTGGTTCTCGAAAGCCCACAAAGCCATTCAAGTTGGAAATGGCAATATATCCTAGTATGCAG GATGCTCAACCTCGAGCAATTGTTGCATTGTGGAATGCCAACTTAGAGGAACCTAAATTCCACCATTTTGATCATTCAGTGACAATTGTCGACAATTCTTCAA TCCCAAGGGGCAGGAGGCGGAGACACAGGAGGTATAGGCCACGAACAGATAGGC AGACCCGTTATAGATTCGCACCTGCCAATGAAAGTGACAGACAGCAACTCCAGTGGTTTTGTGATGCATGCAAAGGGATTCCACAG GCCACGCAGCCAGCATTTTTGCGACCTGCGCAGCCACCGGTTCAGGCAACTGCACCACCTGCCGCAGAGGATCTGGAATTAGCAATGGCAATCAACGCCTCCATCCAGTCGGCTATGCAGGATGTGCCACCACATTTTCCTGCTCAGCAAGGTGTTGGGACAAGTGCATCCACCAGTTGGAGTAATTCTGCAGAAGTTACGAGTCACGGTGATTCAAGTGCAGCAGCCGCGACAGCTCCATCCAAGGATGGCTGCAGTCCAAGCAATGAAATAGCTCCTATAGCTGTGCCACCTCAAAATATTGAAGGTGTCAGTGAGAACTCCGTCTCTGCTCCATCAGCCCCTCCAGCAAATGTTGAGGTTGTAGAGGACGGCCCGATTCAATATCCATCCATCGACATCAGTCCGATTGATATGTCCGCTCCATTAATCAGCGACTTACCACCTGTTGGCTCTAGCGGGAGCAAAGAAGACGGAAGTGAAGAGACGTGCTGTGTCGTTTGTTTGGATGCTCCCGTTCAGGGAGCTTGCGTGCCGTGTGGGCACATGGCGGGCTGTATGTCTTGCTTGGAAAAGATCAAAGCCAAGAAAACCGGGTGCCCAGTTTGTCGTACCAAGATTGACCAAGTCATAAGGCTGTATGCTGTTTGA
- the LOC115753983 gene encoding putative E3 ubiquitin-protein ligase XBAT34 isoform X3 — MGQQQSKDELVYQQVSYGNTEGIKALCREGAGLEWIDREGKTPLIVACMNAELYNVAKALIELGANVNAYRPGRNGGTPLHHAAKRGLESTVNLLLSHGANALLINDDCQTPLDVARAKGYANVVRTFEGHMGLFSGWLREFYGLGFLEVLAPQLLSRKVWVVIYPCGSRKPTKPFKLEMAIYPSMQDAQPRAIVALWNANLEEPKFHHFDHSVTIVDNSSKTRYRFAPANESDRQQLQWFCDACKGIPQATQPAFLRPAQPPVQATAPPAAEDLELAMAINASIQSAMQDVPPHFPAQQGVGTSASTSWSNSAEVTSHGDSSAAAATAPSKDGCSPSNEIAPIAVPPQNIEGVSENSVSAPSAPPANVEVVEDGPIQYPSIDISPIDMSAPLISDLPPVGSSGSKEDGSEETCCVVCLDAPVQGACVPCGHMAGCMSCLEKIKAKKTGCPVCRTKIDQVIRLYAV, encoded by the exons ATGGGTCAACAGCAATCCAAGGACGAGTTGGTGTATCAGCAGGTCAGCTATGGCAACACCGAAGGAATCAAAGCCCTCTGCAGAGAAGGCGCTGGCCTCGAG TGGATCGACAGAGAAGGGAAGACGCCTTTGATAGTCGCTTGTATGAATGCGGAGCTGTATAATGTTGCCAAGGCTTTGATCGAGTTGGGCGCCAACGTCAATGCATACCGACCCG GTCGCAATGGTGGCACTCCTTTGCATCATGCAGCTAAGAGAGGCCTCGAGAGTACTGTTAATTTACTTCTTTCTCATGGAG CAAATGCACTGTTGATAAATGATGATTGTCAAACTCCACTGGATGTGGCGAGAGCTAAAGGATACGCTAATGTTGTCCGTACATTTGAG GGTCACATGGGATTATTCTCTGGTTGGTTGCGGGAGTTTTATGGTCTTGGGTTTCTGGAAGTACTTGCTCCTCAGTTGCTTTCAAGAAAAGT gTGGGTAGTCATTTACCCTTGTGGTTCTCGAAAGCCCACAAAGCCATTCAAGTTGGAAATGGCAATATATCCTAGTATGCAG GATGCTCAACCTCGAGCAATTGTTGCATTGTGGAATGCCAACTTAGAGGAACCTAAATTCCACCATTTTGATCATTCAGTGACAATTGTCGACAATTCTTCAA AGACCCGTTATAGATTCGCACCTGCCAATGAAAGTGACAGACAGCAACTCCAGTGGTTTTGTGATGCATGCAAAGGGATTCCACAG GCCACGCAGCCAGCATTTTTGCGACCTGCGCAGCCACCGGTTCAGGCAACTGCACCACCTGCCGCAGAGGATCTGGAATTAGCAATGGCAATCAACGCCTCCATCCAGTCGGCTATGCAGGATGTGCCACCACATTTTCCTGCTCAGCAAGGTGTTGGGACAAGTGCATCCACCAGTTGGAGTAATTCTGCAGAAGTTACGAGTCACGGTGATTCAAGTGCAGCAGCCGCGACAGCTCCATCCAAGGATGGCTGCAGTCCAAGCAATGAAATAGCTCCTATAGCTGTGCCACCTCAAAATATTGAAGGTGTCAGTGAGAACTCCGTCTCTGCTCCATCAGCCCCTCCAGCAAATGTTGAGGTTGTAGAGGACGGCCCGATTCAATATCCATCCATCGACATCAGTCCGATTGATATGTCCGCTCCATTAATCAGCGACTTACCACCTGTTGGCTCTAGCGGGAGCAAAGAAGACGGAAGTGAAGAGACGTGCTGTGTCGTTTGTTTGGATGCTCCCGTTCAGGGAGCTTGCGTGCCGTGTGGGCACATGGCGGGCTGTATGTCTTGCTTGGAAAAGATCAAAGCCAAGAAAACCGGGTGCCCAGTTTGTCGTACCAAGATTGACCAAGTCATAAGGCTGTATGCTGTTTGA